The following coding sequences lie in one Arachis hypogaea cultivar Tifrunner chromosome 4, arahy.Tifrunner.gnm2.J5K5, whole genome shotgun sequence genomic window:
- the LOC112796070 gene encoding serine/threonine-protein kinase D6PKL2, which translates to MDSKTSARALPKHHHNTTKTGKLEPTAPEGSLKSTQNTTKKDTGEIPGSKNLGASVQKVSADSLSHKLAAATIGTSSTVLAKASREADHGINESLGSLENSADQEKKISEYGSVKSSSVSAKVSDGASSLAKTSGSAKISDRVDFVESGKSSICRGSTSSDVSDESTCSSFSSTVNKPHKANDLRWEAIQAVRSRDGALGLGHFRLLKRLGCGDIGSVYLSELSGTKCYFAMKVMDKGSLASRKKLLRAQTEREILQSLDHPFLPTLYTHFETEKFSCLVMEFCPGGDLHTLRQKQPGKHFPEQAVKFYVAEVLLALEYLHMLGIVYRDLKPENVLVRDDGHIMLSDFDLSLRCAVSPTLVKSASMDTEPLRKNPVYCVQPACIEPTSCIQPSCVAPTTCFSPRLFSSKSKKDRKPKNEIGNQVSPLPELIAEPTDARSMSFVGTHEYLAPEIIKGEGHGSAVDWWTFGIFLYELLFGKTPFKGSGNRATLFNVVGQPLRFPEAPVVSFAARDLIRGLLVKEPQHRLAYKRGATEIKQHPFFEGVNWALIRCATPPEIPKPVEFEKIPSPASSAGEKAVNHMSIANQKGSDNYLEFDFF; encoded by the exons ATGGACTCGAAAACTAGTGCTAGAGCTCTCCCAAAACATCATCACAACACAACGAAGACGGGCAAACTGGAGCCGACTGCTCCGGAAGGTTCTTTGAAGTCTACACAGAACACAACGAAGAAGGATACTGGGGAGATTCCGGGAAGCAAGAACTTGGGAGCTTCGGTCCAGAAGGTGTCTGCTGATTCCTTGAGTCATAAACTTGCTGCTGCCACTATTGGCACTTCCTCGACTGTTCTTGCAAAAGCATCTAGAGAAGCGGATCACGGCATTAATGAGAGCTTAGGCTCACTGGAGAACTCTGCTGATCAAGAGAAAAAGATATCAGAATATGGAAGTGTGAAGAGCAGTTCTGTATCTGCGAAAGTTAGTGATGGGGCTAGCAGTCTCGCAAAGACAAGTGGGAGTGCTAAGATCAGTGATCGAGTCGACTTTGTTGAGAGTGGTAAGAGCAGTATCTGCAGAGGAAGTACAAGCAGTGATGTGAGCGATGAGAGTACATGTAGTAGCTTTAGCAGCACCGTAAACAAGCCCCATAAGGCCAATGACTTGAGATGGGAAGCTATCCAAGCTGTTCGATCTAGAGATGGGGCGTTGGGTTTAGGTCACTTTAGACTGCTGAAGAGGTTGGGTTGTGGGGATATTGGGAGTGTATATCTCTCTGAGTTGAGTGGAACTAAATGTTATTTTGCAATGAAGGTAATGGACAAAGGGTCCTTAGCGAGTCGGAAAAAGCTACTTCGTGCTCAGACAGAACGAGAAATCCTGCAATCGCTGGACCATCCCTTTCTTCCAACTTTGTATACCCATTTTGAGACAGAGAAGTTCTCATGCTTGGTAATGGAATTCTGCCCCGGCGGAGACCTCCATACACTGAGGCAGAAGCAACCAGGGAAGCATTTTCCTGAGCAGGCAGTAAA GTTTTATGTGGCGGAGGTCCTACTGGCTTTGGAGTACCTTCACATGCTTGGGATCGTCTACCGTGACCTTAAACCGGAAAATGTCTTGGTTAGGGATGATGGTCATATTATGCTCTCTGACTTCGACCTTTCGCTCCGCTGTGCTGTTAGCCCAACTCTTGTTAAAAGTGCGTCCATGGATACCGAGCCTCTAAGAAAGAATCCTGTTTATTGTGTCCAGCCAGCATGTATTGAGCCGACTTCCTGTATCCAGCCATCCTGTGTCGCTCCTACTACATGCTTTTCACCTCGGCTcttttctagtaaatcaaagaagGACCGGAAACCCAAAAATGAAATTGGCAACCAAGTGAGTCCCTTGCCGGAGCTCATTGCAGAGCCTACTGATGCTCGGTCTATGTCATTTGTCGGAACCCATGAATACTTGGCACCTGAGATCATTAAAGGCGAAGGTCACGGAAGTGCAGTTGATTGGTGGACTTTTGGAATCTTTCTATATGAGCTCTTGTTTGGTAAAACTCCTTTTAAGGGATCCGGGAACCGAGCTACATTGTTTAATGTTGTAGGTCAGCCTCTGCGGTTTCCTGAAGCACCTGTTGTGAGTTTCGCGGCGAGGGATCTCATAAGAGGGTTGCTCGTAAAAGAACCTCAGCACAGATTGGCATATAAACGAGGTGCTACCGAGATCAAGCAGCATCCCTTTTTCGAAGGTGTGAACTGGGCATTGATCCGCTGCGCTACCCCACCCGAGATCCCCAAGCCTGTAGAGTTCGAGAAGATACCTTCCCCAGCCTCGTCTGCCGGCGAAAAGGCCGTCAATCACATGTCAATAGCGAATCAGAAGGGTTCGGATAATTATCTGGAGTTTGATTTCTTCTAG